ATTGCATCAAAACTaattaattataacataatattttaagtaCATGACTGAGCCACGTGatgcaaatctggaaaaaactggATCCATCTGGTGATGCACATGTAAAGACGGTGGAAAGAGGTAAGCTTAACTTTCTATAAACTAATCAAAATATTTGGTTTTGAGGTtttgacattaataaacatttaaccatttaataaaagtgttttcgaatgtgttaaattgattgtattaatatctgccggcagcgggatgatggaatttgcgtcattgtgaatgacgtcattacgtcaggacgtaaaagaactggtgaactggatttttgaactggttcattaaatcaaactgtccgaaagaaccggttcgcggaaaagaaccaAGCTTCCCATCACTACTACTAAACACGTCcgccttcttcttcctctttatatAGTCGATTAGTGATGACGTCATCGATACGGGGGGGCAGGATCAGGGCGGGCTAGGGCAGGCTGGAAACTCTGGCCTGGAATCaacctgcacacagacatgtacaagaacacaatacaatacaccaTTTTCACGGGTTGTAAcagacatttaacatttaaggaacatatttaaaaaaaaaaaaggtaaaaaaaactggCTAACAATCATCTGCACAAGTCGTCTGATCAGAGACACTAATCAGTTATGACAATAATCGACAGTGATTCCAATTTATACAGCAATACTGCTTTCTATCAGTGGTGTTTATCTACATACAGGTTAAaggtatttatttaaacaccAGTAAAACTCAAACTGGAACGTCATTCGTCTTCAGCAGTTTGATCGTCTACATTTCTTCATCCGGTCATTTTCATAGCCGTTCATGTACACCGTAACACAATCcccgctaacacacacacactttcattagaTTACCAAGTtgggcaagttgtggcctaatggttagagagtctgactcgtaatcctaaggttgtgggttcgtgtctcgactgaggtgcccttgagcaaggcaccgaaccccccaactgatccctgggcgccgcagcataaatggctgcccactgctccgggtgtgtgttcacggtgtgtgtgttcactgctgtgtgtgtgcactttggatgggtcaaatgcagagaacgaattctgagtatggttcaccgtacttagccgtatgtggATTTGCatgttgggaaaaaaaaaggaaatgccCAAACGATGAGAGTGAATCTGCTCTGGTCTGAGGTTTTAAATTCACGCACGGACACTATCCTTTATTTAAGGACCTTAAACACACTTTTAATAGCTTCAGTAATCTACGTAGTTGTTTTCTTTACTTGACCTTTCTGAAACAGTGGTCTTCCCACATGGTTGTCTAAGAAATTTtaccttttttaattaattttaaatggaatttcaggacaatttaattttatttttaacactttgTAGGTCAATAAAGTAACAATAATTCACTCTAAGTAAAACTGCCAAATCAATTTACAATACTAGTTAAActaacattttacattaatcTTGTGGTTCCTGTCTCACAATAATATGAAAGGAAAGAGCAATGTGATATCATCTGTCTCTGTGCCATTTCTCCCATTGTTTAAGGTCCCATTTGTTCATGATTCACTTCAAGTTCTGAGTCAAGAAGGGATAAGAATAAGTGTGTGAAAGCAGCTGTAGTGTGTAAAGGTCCTGCACTTTGAGTTTCACTCACTTGTTATTctgttcttctgtttgtttacaGCAGCCTCTCAATCTCACCAAGACGCTGTTTCTCCTCCTATcaccacaaaataaaacagatctATTTTTGAATCGGCAAATAAAATCAGCCATCTAACATGAGCATCAGACATCATAGAAAATCATTACAATTTCCCTCAGTTAGCTATAAAGGAGATGCGGATTTACCCTGGTCTGTATTTCCAGAATAGCACTCCAATCccaatgatgatggtgatgatgatgatgatggggatGATGATGGGGATGAgtttgatgttggtggtgtggGGGAAGTAGGTGTTGGGGGAGTTGGCGATGATGGTGGAGTTGGTAGCGTTGGGGATGTCAGTGacttaaaacaaaaagcaaagcacacagacacacagttaacacataCGAGTAACACAAAAGGTTTACAGGTTGCTCTGACTGCTGCACATTtctcatcctgtctgtatctgatgatGAGAAACTAGTTCCAGACTAGAAactgacctctagactggactattgtaatgcgttactaggtggttgtcctgcatctttaataaataggctacagttagtacaaaatgcagctgccagttctcactaggacaagaaagtatgaccatataaccccaattttatcatctctacactggctacctgttaagtttagaactgattacaaactgctgctactttaaaagtgaaagtgacgtgacatacggccaagtatggtgacccatactcagaattcgtacaaggctcttaatggtttagctcccatgtatttaactagtcttctaacacaatACAacccttcacgctctctgagatcaagaaactcaggacttctgctagttcccagaattttaaaatctgctaaagtggtagagcattttcttatttagctcctaaagtacacacaaacagacgcgcgcgcacacacggacacaaacacacacacacacgaacagacacaagcacagacattaCATACCTTGGTAAATGTGTTGAAACTGCAAAATATAAAGATAGttatgattaaataaatcattcttaaaagaaacagaatttCAAACCTTAtagaagcagaaataaaaatataaacctttAGATTTGATCGATGACACGTTACGTTATGGCGAAGCTCGATGCATTCAGTGATTGTGATGCTTTTCTCGCTCACATCAACAACCAGCGTGTGTCTGCTTTGGTTTCCATCTGACAAATACTCCAATACCGCTCCATCGCCTGGAGCCTAATcacagcattcattcattaacaGAGTGCAGCATCGTTTCCCTTCTCACTCactatgtatgaataaatacatcatGCAATGTGTCTTTACTGGACCATCTGTAAATATTAATCATCTGCACCATCTTTCATTATTTCAAGAGTTATAAAGTGATAAACTTGTGAAGATTTATGACAAGATCAGTGTTATTTGGTCACATTGGTCAGTCCTACTCAGGACTTTGCTGCACTGCTGATGAACTTGCAGAATGTTTTCATGTGGTCTCACCTTCCTGTACCAGGCTTTCTCACAGTCCGGGTCTTGAAGAACAGCAGACGATATGTTAGGGGACACGTCATAAGTGTAACCATTTCCAGAAAAAATGGCTTGACAGATCAAGTTGAAGGTGATAATAATCATCATGATACAAATCTGGAGAAAAGTTAACAATGAGGAATAAGAGTTCAATagattgtataaatataaactcgTATCTATATTTGTTGTGTATAATGTTAAGACTGTTAtttaactacatttcccataatgcactCTGTTACATGTGTTTCCGGATATACATGTTCCGGTATTTTCTCTCTGATGCGTGTGAGTAAAAGAGCAGTTACATTATAgttggggtgcacgatgtttgcaAGTCAATGTTGACATtagaaatcaccaaaacaaacacgaccctaacccaaatgggtgtcacccctgttttgatagctccgcccccacacatacatacgaaCCCAGGCAGGCAACTATTAtgacggaacctgctggggcagctggccgaggggatatttttatcaataaatgaacacattgAGTAATACTATAGTAGTAGATATGGTAATCTGTGCTCATGAAATCATTTCTGTGCTCataaaatcatttgaaagactggttctggcttatctgaaggacattactggacccttactgtcatctgcaaacatcatcgtccTAAaagactcctgtctgacctcctctgacaactgatccatcactatagcaaacaggaaggggctcagagccgatccctgatgcagtcccacctccactttgaactcctctgtctgacctacgacacacctcaccactgtcctgctcctctcatacatgtcctcaccactctgacatacttctctgctactcctgacttcctcatacagtaccacaggtCTTCTCTTGGCAGCCTGTCATACActttctccaagtctacaaacacacagtgcaactccctctgaccatagctatacttctccatcaacattctcagCTTGCTTGAAGAAGgattgtataaatataaactcgTATCTATATTTGCTAAAGCAGCAATAGGAATTTCCAATAGTTTAAAAATCAGTGacatttacttaaaacacaacCTAGACTTCCGTTAATCCTCGACAccgtaccgtgtgtgtgtgtgtgtgtgtgtgtgtgtgtgtgtgtgtgtgtgtgtgtgtgtgtgtgtgtgtgtgtctctcgcatGAAACTGAGGCGTGTGTTTTCAAAACACCGTAAACCCTTTTATAGGAGCGCAGGTTGACCGTGTTGGTCTGACGGTGAACTGCTTCCCCGGTCCACACATGTGAAATCCGTTCTTTATAATGGCTCAAATAATAACTCTTGGTGTAATTATACTGACTTTATTCAGCTACTCTGAAGAGCAACTGCTTTACAATGAGTCAAATTAATATGTTGTCTTTAACTTGATTGATTCTACTTTTTAAGTAAATATAACAACTGTTAGTCTGTATACTCATTAGCACTCGTAGATACTTAAAATGACGATATTATAGAAAAGGTTTGTTACCGCTGTTTGTCTAAAAGCTGCGCCCTAATTTTTACGGTCTGTCGGATAAACAGTTGTCTGGATTAATAACCGCAATGTATTATAACAATACGTGCAGCCTTGAACCAATCCCGCTAATAAATTACgtttttagatgtttatttgctctaaaaacagcaacaaatatCATTAATTACCTTGAAGAGAGATTATCCTCCTGAATCAAACTGCGCAGCTTGTTTTTCCTCTTTAACTTTACATTTCATTTGGTTTTCCTCGTCAGGTGTAGAATCCACAGAGTAACCCACTACTCTGTTATCATTTACCGAAATTACCCTCATTGTTGTCTTGATTATGTCCACGGCCTAAGAAACTCTGCTTAAAAGATGGCGTAAGACCGGAAGAGTGTTCCACGGCACAGTCTATCACATATCACATGACTTGGCTGTTTGTTTCAGGGACACGCCCATATACAGCATCGCCTGGTTTTAACATGTGGAAGTCAGTATGTGACGGGAGGGATGGTTGTGGGCCTGGGACACTATCACTGATTAACCTCCTATTATTTGTATATCATTATAATTACCCTAATTTAATTGGCTGGAACATTTAATTGGCTGGAAGCCCTGCTGCATCATAAAGTCGACTCTGTAGAGGTGATAATGTACATAACTAGACCTAAATACTTAACGTGCAGTGTGATCTCTACATACATTAATGAAGGTAAAggaaacacacaccaacactacacacacgagAGAATGTGCATGTACTGAATCCAAGAGCtattctgacttttttttcagGGAGATAGTTACAGAAGTCCCTCTAAAATGTTTTAACATCAAATTGTtcacaaataaacatgtttaactGTCTTGTCTAAAGAGACAATTATCtcatgtttatacaactgatctttaagggccttgttcaggagCCCAAATGTAGCAGCTTGCTGGACCCTGGagtgaactcacaaccttctgattggtagctcaacaccttaaccacacgattataaacatgtattaataaaaatctCTGTCAATCATAAAGCAGTCACATTCCAATATTAGTAGTTTATTTGTTCTGATAGCATTTATTGGATTATTGTTTATTCACTTCTATTTTAAATAAGGTTTGTGTACCTGTAAATCTATCAGTATGCTGTATCCCCACCGGTGTCTGAATAGAACTAGTACAGTTAGGTCTTGTGTTATTAAAGCTAATACAAAAGCTGGTATGtaacacagaacaaaacacGTGGAGAAACAAGAAACAACTCAGAGGCAGTTTTGCTTTGCTCTAAACTACTGTTAAACTGGGACATAGGAGTCAgtttaatacaaacacacaaagacctAGACATGTTCCACTCAGACACTAAATAAGGTGGAATCATGTAACACCAAACAACATTTATTACTTAAACTTTCTGTACTTCAGAACATGAATATAATGCCTAAATTATTTAGCAGATAAAATTTTACATACCTTAGCTCAATGGACAGGAGAATAAAACGCTGCACATCAAAATATGAGCGCAGAGATTAACCCTTTTAACAATTGTAGGTGCATGGACAGAGTGAGGGGGgaggtgtgagtgaatgtgagtagGAAGCACAGGGAGGAGGAGTGAATGGGTGAGTGTGGGGAGAATTCCAAAGAAATgaaaagtcaagaagcttttattgtcatttcaagcatatattactgttacagtacacagtgacatgagatcAGGGTGTTATATAatacaaagacagagctataaggacttagtaagttagatacataaagtgcaactgtgcaacctggtgtacacagtgtgagacaagacaaacaagacagtgcaggacaatacagaaagacagtgcacgacaaaagacagaaaaggcagttcaggacaaaagacagaaaagacagttcaggacaaaagacagaaagacagaaaagacattgtaggacaaaagacagtgcaagacaaaatacagaaaagacaattcaggacaaaagacagtgcaaacaaaaaatataagacaatacacaaaagacaataaatagaaacagcactgaccagtgtaaatactgtatgttcagggtaaatactgtataaatactgtatgttcagtgtaaatactgtatgttcagggta
The Tachysurus fulvidraco isolate hzauxx_2018 chromosome 7, HZAU_PFXX_2.0, whole genome shotgun sequence DNA segment above includes these coding regions:
- the LOC113650434 gene encoding uncharacterized protein LOC113650434 isoform X4, which translates into the protein MMIIITFNLICQAIFSGNGYTYDVSPNISSAVLQDPDCEKAWYRKAPGDGAVLEYLSDGNQSRHTLVVDVSEKSITITECIELRHNVTCHRSNLKFQHIYQVTDIPNATNSTIIANSPNTYFPHTTNIKLIPIIIPIIIIITIIIGIGVLFWKYRPGRRNSVLVRLRGCCKQTEEQNNKLIPGQSFQPALARPDPAPPYR